CTGGCGCGCTTGGCGGCCGCACCGGCCCTGACTGCCCCGACTACGCGGCACCCCCAGGACGGCAAAGCGGCGTCGTACTTGCAGGCGAGCATCCAACCCTTAGCCGCTGCCGGGGCGTGACATGCCGCGCAAGGGGCAACGCCTCAAGACCCGCAAGCCGTCGGCGGTGAAGCCGGCCGGGCCGGCCAAGCGCGCCGTCGATCCGCTGGCGCACCTGGTGCTCACGCGCTACATGGAAGCGCACTTCGAGGCGCTGCTGGTGGCCGGCTACAGCGCTGACACCGTGCGTGCGCGGCGCATCTCCATCCGCCGCTTCATCGTGTGGTGCGAGGAACGCGGCATCGCCCAGCCGGCCGACGTGACCAAGATCGTGCTGGAGCGCTACCAGCGCCACCTGTTCTATTACCGCAAGCCCAACGGCGCACCGCTGACGCTGGGCAGCCAGCACGGCGCGCTGGCGCCGCTCAAGACCTGGTTCAAGTGGCTCGCGCGCGAGAACCACATCCTGTACAACCCGGCTTCCGAGCTGGACCTGCCCAAGCTCCCCAAGCACCTGCCGCGCGCGATCCTCAGCGTGCAGGAGGTCGAGGCGATCCTGGCCGAAGCCGACCCCGACACGCCCTATGGCCTGCGTGACCGCGCCATGCTGGAGCTGCTCTACAGCACCGGCATCCGCCGCATGGAGGTGGCGGGCCTGGCGCTGTACGACGTGGACGCGATGCGGCGGCTGGTGTTCGTGCGCGAGGGCAAGGGCGCGAAGGATCGCGTGGTGCCGATCGGCGAGCGCGCGCTGGCCTGGCTGGACCGCTACCTGACCGAAGCCCGGCCGCAGTTGATCGTGGGGCAGCAGCAAGCGCTGTTCGTGACCGATTACGGCGAGCCAGTCAGCCCCGAGTTCGTGGCGAGCCACGTCAAGCGCTACATGGAGTTCGCCGGCATCCAGAAGCCGGGCGCCACACACCTGCTGCGCCACGCGATGGCCACGCACATGCTGGAGGCCGGCGCCGACGTGCGCGTGCTGCAAGCCTTGCTGGGCCACGCCCAGCTCAACACCACCGAGATCTACACGCACGTCTCCATCGAGCACCTGCGGGCGATCCACGACGCCACCCACCCGGCCAGGTTGCAGCGCGAAGACGCGCCCGCCGATGCCACCGAGGCGCTGCTGGACGCCCTGGGGCGCGACGAGGGCTGACATGGAACCCACGCCTGTTGCGCTCGCCCTGGAGCTACCGCCCGACGAAGCATGGGCCTTGGCGCAGTTCGTGAAACGCGCCGGCTACAGCGACTTCCGTGCGCTGGCCGCCGATGACGCCGAAGCTTGGGCAATGCAGGCCGCCGCCGAGCGGCTGCGCCAGGCGCTGGCCGAACGCGGCTGCGCGCCGCGCTGAACTCTATCCCCTGAAGCCGCATCCGGTGCGCCAGCCGGCGCACCCGTACCCGATTCTTTAGCCGCCATGCCGCAGGCCAGCCGTGCCTGCCACGCGTGCGCGGCCGAAAACCGCTTCTAGAAGAAAATTTAACTCGACAGGGGGCACGGCTCTGGGCAAACTGCCCGCAAAGCGTTGCTGTGCCTAGGGAAGTGGGCGGTGGGTACGACGGGTTGCGTCAGGGCCAACTATATACGCATATGTTGGTGGGCAGCCAACCCGGTACACCGATCCCCAAGGCTTGTGCATCGGTCCGCTGGCTCTGCCCTGTCTCATCATCGCTGAGAATGGGCCTGCGATTGCTGCTGGTGTTGGGGTTGTCGCCGAAATCATCACTGGGACGCCGAACCCGGTTTCGTCCGCAGCATCCTTCCCTGGACGGGCAGCCCAAGCGCTCACCCACGACGTATACCTGGGGATGAAAGAGGGTGAAGCGGCTTATGTGGGGATTTCCAGCGACTTGGCTCGCAGAACGGCAGATTGGGCGAAGAAGTACGATATCCAAGGCATCACCAGTTGCAAGGTGACTAAAGATCAAGCGCGAGGCATTGAACAAGCGATGATCAACCGCAACCCCGGATTCGACAACAAGATCAACTCGATCAGCCCGAAGCGCGACTGGTATCAAGACGCGGTGAGTTGGGGCGAGCAATGGCTCCGGGAGCATGGTTTCTAAGCATGAAAATACCGCCAACCAATTTAGTTGTTCTAAAGAAAACGCGGCGACAGCCTGAGCCTGGAGACATCTTTGCGTTCCAGTTGGAACAGATGCCAGATCGGTACTTCTTCGGGCGAGTGGTGGCCACCGACACCAAGATCGGTAATGTTCGCGACTTCGAAGCCGTGCTCATTTACCTCTATCACGCCTCATCGCCTAGCAAGACAGACATTCCATCACTGGCGCCGACTGACTTGCTGGTGCCGCCAATTGGGGCCAATAGGCTGCCCTGGACGCGTGGATTCTTCGAGGTGGTGAGGTCCGGTCCCAATACAGCGGCGGATTTGTTGCCGCAGCATTGCTTCCGGGATGTGCGTGGGTGGTTCTTTGATGAATATGGGAATCGCTTACCAGAAGCGGTGGAGCCTGTCGGCGTCTGTGGTGTTGCTGGAATAGGTGCCATTGACGATAACATCAGCAAAGCGCTCGGACTCCCACTGAAGGAAGACGCTTCATCAGACTAAGTCTGCCGAGCAGAAACAATGCGATTGCCAACAACGCTCACCCACGCGGTGGGCGTTGTTGCTTCTAGGGCTGCTGCGCGTTGCGCCAGGCAACGCCAGCGGCGAGCGCTTCATCGCGGGAAGCAAAGGTCTCGCTGGGTCCGCTGGTTAAAT
The nucleotide sequence above comes from Ralstonia solanacearum K60. Encoded proteins:
- the xerC gene encoding site-specific tyrosine recombinase XerC, whose protein sequence is MPRKGQRLKTRKPSAVKPAGPAKRAVDPLAHLVLTRYMEAHFEALLVAGYSADTVRARRISIRRFIVWCEERGIAQPADVTKIVLERYQRHLFYYRKPNGAPLTLGSQHGALAPLKTWFKWLARENHILYNPASELDLPKLPKHLPRAILSVQEVEAILAEADPDTPYGLRDRAMLELLYSTGIRRMEVAGLALYDVDAMRRLVFVREGKGAKDRVVPIGERALAWLDRYLTEARPQLIVGQQQALFVTDYGEPVSPEFVASHVKRYMEFAGIQKPGATHLLRHAMATHMLEAGADVRVLQALLGHAQLNTTEIYTHVSIEHLRAIHDATHPARLQREDAPADATEALLDALGRDEG
- a CDS encoding DUF7706 family protein; amino-acid sequence: MEPTPVALALELPPDEAWALAQFVKRAGYSDFRALAADDAEAWAMQAAAERLRQALAERGCAPR
- a CDS encoding Imm26 family immunity protein, coding for MKIPPTNLVVLKKTRRQPEPGDIFAFQLEQMPDRYFFGRVVATDTKIGNVRDFEAVLIYLYHASSPSKTDIPSLAPTDLLVPPIGANRLPWTRGFFEVVRSGPNTAADLLPQHCFRDVRGWFFDEYGNRLPEAVEPVGVCGVAGIGAIDDNISKALGLPLKEDASSD